One Bacillus sp. 1780r2a1 DNA segment encodes these proteins:
- a CDS encoding EAL domain-containing protein has translation MDIVSSTYSLPLVILSIIIAIIDSFAALNIGARIYKAKGMSKWLWLTAGGVAMGGGIWSMHFIAMLAFHLSIPVSYKLLVVVLSILPAVIASGLALYIVGQKNVSTRQVIIGGAVVAAGISAMHYIGMEAMDMAAEIIYDPLLWILSVIIAFIASVVAIRLLCYARINEGKPHFWWQKGLSALIMGAAISGMHYTGMAAATFTHTHDYQLITSSLNHVILAYSIGISTLLILGITLISTLIDRKFESQTLQSERKFRSVIESAMDAIVLSDAYGTIISWNKGAEHMFGYKESEALGQNLRLIIPPRFQQAHADGMKRYLKSKSPQVIGKTVELVGVKKRDIEFPIELSLASWQEDEQTYFSSIIRDITERKQAADKINEMVYLDPLTGLPNRHLLNDRLTQAIDQAVINKYIIGVMFIDLDRFKYVNDTLGHAVGDELLIHAASRMKKLLDKIDTLSRQGGDEFIIVLPNTTSDSIAKLAKHLLEAFSESFIVNEHEIFITPSIGISCYPTDGRNIESLIKNADTAMYRAKEQGKNNFQFYTPDMNEIVSTKMKLEIGMRKALERKEFVLHYQPQVDILTGNTIGVEALVRWQHPEWGHISPGEFIPIAEETGLIIPIGKWVLEEACRQNKEWQEEYNIPLRMSVNISSRQFQQTNLVQMVKQTLEESRLAPEYLELELTESIIQDSKHAIKTMHELKKMGIHLSIDDFGTGYSSLSYLKLFPIDTLKIDQSFTKNIFENSKDAALVETIINMANNMDLKVIAEGVETEEQLSFLRQKHCDEAQGYLFSRPITPAELSEQFHKRQTVS, from the coding sequence ATGGATATCGTTTCAAGTACATATTCTCTGCCGTTGGTTATACTGTCAATTATCATTGCTATTATTGACTCATTTGCAGCATTAAATATTGGCGCACGTATATACAAAGCAAAAGGGATGTCAAAGTGGCTTTGGCTAACAGCAGGAGGAGTTGCAATGGGCGGTGGCATATGGTCCATGCACTTTATTGCAATGCTTGCATTTCATCTAAGTATTCCTGTGAGTTATAAGCTATTAGTTGTTGTTTTGTCCATCTTGCCAGCTGTAATAGCGTCTGGTTTAGCGCTTTATATAGTTGGTCAAAAAAACGTCAGTACTAGACAAGTTATTATTGGCGGAGCTGTGGTTGCAGCAGGTATTTCAGCGATGCATTATATTGGGATGGAAGCGATGGATATGGCGGCGGAAATTATCTATGATCCTTTGCTATGGATTCTATCCGTTATCATTGCTTTTATTGCTTCTGTTGTAGCAATACGCTTATTATGCTATGCGCGGATAAATGAAGGCAAGCCTCATTTTTGGTGGCAAAAGGGGTTAAGCGCACTAATCATGGGAGCAGCTATTTCAGGGATGCACTATACGGGAATGGCCGCGGCAACTTTTACCCATACTCATGATTATCAGCTGATTACGTCGTCTTTAAATCATGTGATTTTAGCTTATTCGATTGGGATTAGTACATTGCTGATATTAGGTATTACCTTAATTAGCACGTTAATTGATCGCAAGTTTGAATCGCAAACACTTCAATCTGAGCGTAAGTTTCGGTCCGTTATTGAATCCGCGATGGATGCTATTGTTTTATCAGATGCATATGGGACAATTATTTCTTGGAATAAAGGTGCTGAGCATATGTTTGGCTATAAGGAAAGTGAAGCGTTGGGGCAAAACCTTAGACTTATTATTCCACCTCGTTTTCAACAAGCCCATGCAGATGGAATGAAGCGTTATTTAAAAAGCAAATCACCGCAAGTCATTGGGAAAACGGTTGAACTAGTAGGGGTCAAAAAAAGAGACATAGAATTTCCAATCGAGCTTTCTTTAGCAAGCTGGCAGGAAGATGAACAAACATATTTCAGTAGTATTATTCGAGATATTACAGAGCGAAAGCAAGCAGCAGATAAAATAAATGAAATGGTCTATTTAGACCCTCTAACAGGATTGCCGAATCGCCATTTATTAAATGACCGCTTAACCCAAGCTATTGATCAAGCAGTCATTAACAAGTATATAATCGGCGTAATGTTTATTGATTTAGATCGCTTTAAGTATGTCAACGATACGTTAGGTCATGCTGTGGGAGATGAACTTTTAATTCACGCAGCGTCGAGGATGAAAAAACTTTTAGACAAAATAGATACGCTTAGCCGTCAAGGCGGAGATGAATTTATTATTGTATTACCGAATACAACAAGTGATAGTATTGCAAAGCTCGCAAAACATTTGTTAGAAGCGTTTAGCGAGTCATTCATTGTTAACGAACATGAAATATTTATCACACCATCGATTGGAATCTCATGTTATCCAACCGATGGACGAAATATTGAGTCATTAATTAAAAATGCAGACACGGCTATGTATCGTGCAAAAGAACAAGGGAAGAATAATTTTCAGTTTTACACACCTGATATGAATGAAATCGTCTCAACAAAGATGAAGCTTGAAATTGGAATGAGAAAAGCGCTAGAGAGGAAAGAGTTTGTGCTACACTACCAGCCTCAAGTTGATATCTTAACAGGAAATACAATTGGAGTAGAAGCACTTGTACGTTGGCAACACCCGGAATGGGGACACATTTCTCCAGGCGAATTCATTCCCATAGCTGAAGAAACAGGGCTTATTATTCCAATCGGAAAGTGGGTTCTTGAAGAAGCTTGTCGTCAAAATAAGGAATGGCAGGAGGAATATAATATTCCCCTGCGAATGTCAGTAAACATCTCTTCGAGGCAGTTTCAGCAAACAAACCTTGTTCAGATGGTAAAACAAACGCTAGAGGAAAGTAGATTAGCCCCTGAGTATCTTGAGCTTGAACTAACCGAAAGTATCATTCAAGACTCAAAGCATGCAATTAAAACGATGCATGAGTTAAAAAAAATGGGGATTCACCTATCAATTGATGACTTTGGAACAGGCTATTCTTCTCTTAGTTATTTAAAGTTATTTCCAATCGATACGCTGAAAATCGATCAGTCCTTTACAAAAAATATCTTTGAAAACTCAAAAGATGCCGCTTTAGTCGAGACAATTATAAATATGGCTAATAATATGGATTTGAAAGTAATTGCTGAAGGTGTAGAAACGGAAGAACAGTTAAGCTTTTTACGTCAAAAGCATTGTGATGAAGCACAAGGATATCTTTTTAGTCGACCGATTACTCCAGCTGAACTCTCAGAGCAATTTCATAAAAGGCAAACAGTATCCTAA
- a CDS encoding GNAT family N-acetyltransferase, translated as MKLCLKLLSMKDEEALYQFEVINRTYFEQHVPSRGEDYYSQSGFHERMRALVLEQEQTGSLFYLIKDEHHGIIGRINVVDIHDEAGKLGYRIGEEHVGQKIATEAVRLLLDKLVARKQVKSLQAKTTVTNVASQKVLEKNGFLAQKSVENNSAANPSLSFIYYKWSQ; from the coding sequence ATGAAGTTGTGTTTAAAGCTTTTATCTATGAAAGATGAAGAAGCTTTATATCAGTTTGAAGTCATCAACCGTACGTATTTTGAACAGCATGTTCCCTCTAGAGGTGAAGACTATTATTCACAAAGTGGATTTCATGAAAGGATGCGTGCGCTTGTGCTTGAACAGGAGCAAACAGGTTCCTTATTTTATCTGATAAAAGATGAGCATCATGGTATTATTGGACGAATCAATGTAGTTGATATTCATGATGAAGCGGGAAAGCTAGGTTATCGCATTGGAGAAGAACATGTTGGTCAAAAAATTGCAACAGAGGCAGTAAGATTACTTTTAGATAAGCTAGTAGCACGCAAGCAGGTAAAATCCCTGCAAGCTAAGACAACAGTGACAAACGTTGCTTCACAGAAAGTATTGGAGAAGAATGGGTTTTTAGCTCAAAAAAGTGTAGAGAATAACAGTGCAGCCAATCCTTCTTTGTCTTTCATTTATTATAAATGGAGCCAATGA
- a CDS encoding MBL fold metallo-hydrolase encodes MKVTQFDTLYQLTFFPNLFPINCYIIEEETELTLIDTGLASHGPKIIEVIKSLSKPLTTILLTHGHDDHVGSVDILKKEFPDAQLCISARDSLLLNGDKRLLDDEGMLPIKGGISTKIKSSPDRLLYEQNTVGSLKVISSPGHTPGSISLFDERNRFLIAGDAFQTKGGIAVAGTLKLTFPFPAFATWDKNRSLNSAKQLASLHPKLLAVGHGTCITDPYEAMMKAIQRAENTF; translated from the coding sequence ATGAAAGTAACTCAATTTGATACGCTTTATCAATTAACTTTTTTTCCGAACTTATTCCCTATTAATTGCTACATTATTGAAGAAGAAACTGAACTAACACTTATTGATACAGGATTGGCTTCACATGGTCCAAAAATAATTGAAGTCATTAAATCCCTTTCTAAACCCCTGACAACTATCTTACTAACTCATGGTCATGACGATCATGTTGGATCCGTAGATATACTAAAAAAAGAGTTTCCTGACGCTCAGCTCTGTATATCTGCTCGAGATTCTCTTTTACTCAATGGAGATAAACGCTTGCTAGATGATGAAGGGATGCTGCCTATTAAGGGGGGAATATCAACCAAAATAAAAAGTTCTCCAGACCGCTTACTCTATGAACAAAATACCGTTGGCTCTTTAAAAGTTATCTCAAGCCCCGGGCATACTCCTGGCTCTATCTCTTTATTTGATGAGCGAAATCGCTTTTTAATTGCAGGAGATGCTTTTCAAACAAAAGGTGGGATAGCCGTTGCGGGAACGCTAAAGCTTACATTTCCTTTTCCTGCATTTGCAACGTGGGATAAAAATCGGTCACTTAATAGTGCTAAACAGTTAGCATCTTTACACCCAAAGCTTCTAGCTGTCGGACATGGTACATGCATAACAGATCCATATGAAGCCATGATGAAAGCGATTCAAAGAGCTGAAAATACATTTTAA
- a CDS encoding WHG domain-containing protein, with translation MSPRAGINLSTILQASLSLITEEGHDNLTLGKLAKSLNIKTPSLYNHIANLADLRQRLAIYGLQQLYKVMAEAAIGQSGERAILSLSFAYVNFARQSPGLYEAMFRVSNPDDPELKTHQEAVVQIVTKSMDAYSIDKVTKIHLVRGLRSLLHGFTFIEQQRGFQLDLDANTSLTVMIQTFINGFSNIK, from the coding sequence ATGTCACCTCGTGCAGGTATTAACTTATCTACTATACTGCAAGCTTCATTATCACTAATAACTGAAGAAGGACATGATAATTTAACGCTTGGAAAGTTAGCAAAATCATTAAATATTAAGACTCCTTCTTTATATAATCATATTGCCAATCTAGCAGATTTGCGACAGCGCCTTGCAATTTATGGACTACAACAATTATATAAAGTAATGGCTGAAGCAGCGATTGGTCAATCTGGTGAAAGAGCTATTCTCTCTCTTAGCTTTGCTTACGTAAATTTTGCGAGACAATCTCCCGGTTTGTATGAGGCAATGTTTCGCGTTTCAAACCCTGATGACCCAGAGCTTAAAACTCATCAAGAAGCCGTTGTGCAGATTGTGACTAAGTCAATGGATGCTTATTCTATCGATAAAGTTACTAAAATTCACCTTGTACGTGGATTAAGAAGCTTACTCCATGGCTTTACCTTTATTGAACAACAGCGAGGATTTCAGCTAGACCTCGATGCTAACACTAGCCTAACTGTCATGATTCAAACATTTATAAACGGATTTTCAAATATAAAATAA
- a CDS encoding CapA family protein — protein sequence MEERTGRKQKYRRMKKRGVFTILALLLMGYFVITNMNRSEPVSKNVASTETEQPKKEQKEEVKEKKAASVKNEKETTIKISAAGDFTLGTDESFPYQQSFPHEADKNGLPYFVEHIKDLFENDDFTTVNLETTLTNSTQKAAKTFRFKGDPSYVNILKLGNIEAVNLANNHIFDYLDQGYEDTMKTLDENDIGYFGYDNEYITEVKGVKIGALGYEGWDSNVETAKKEVKAGIKRLRKEGAEIVIVHYHWGIEKSPVPTQTQQELARYTIDNGADLILGHHPHVVQGIEEYKGKFIVYSLGNFMFGGNRNPSDKDTFVFQQTFHLKGGELTNKKEIQVIPFSISSVASRNNYQPAPLQGAEASRVKNKIINLSAQITDSNWLVYEGGE from the coding sequence ATGGAAGAAAGAACAGGGAGAAAACAAAAGTATCGGCGGATGAAAAAAAGAGGGGTTTTTACTATTCTAGCTTTGTTACTTATGGGTTACTTTGTTATTACCAATATGAATCGTTCAGAACCTGTCAGTAAAAATGTTGCTTCGACGGAAACAGAACAACCTAAAAAAGAGCAAAAAGAAGAAGTAAAAGAGAAAAAAGCAGCATCCGTCAAGAATGAAAAAGAAACAACGATTAAAATTAGTGCAGCGGGAGACTTTACACTTGGTACAGACGAAAGTTTTCCATATCAACAGTCGTTTCCGCATGAAGCAGATAAAAATGGATTACCGTATTTTGTAGAACATATTAAAGACTTATTTGAAAACGATGACTTTACGACAGTTAATCTTGAAACAACGCTAACTAACTCGACGCAAAAAGCAGCCAAAACCTTTCGTTTTAAAGGAGATCCGTCCTACGTTAATATCTTAAAGTTAGGAAATATTGAAGCTGTAAACTTGGCAAATAATCATATTTTTGATTATCTAGATCAAGGGTATGAGGATACGATGAAAACATTAGATGAAAATGATATCGGTTACTTTGGTTATGATAACGAGTACATAACAGAGGTTAAGGGTGTTAAGATTGGTGCACTTGGGTATGAAGGTTGGGATTCAAATGTGGAAACAGCCAAAAAAGAAGTCAAGGCTGGCATAAAGCGCTTGCGCAAAGAAGGTGCAGAGATTGTTATTGTACATTACCATTGGGGTATTGAAAAAAGTCCTGTGCCAACACAAACTCAGCAAGAGCTAGCTCGCTACACGATCGATAACGGTGCAGACTTAATTCTAGGACATCATCCACATGTTGTTCAAGGCATTGAAGAGTATAAGGGAAAGTTCATTGTATATAGCCTAGGAAACTTTATGTTTGGTGGAAATCGCAATCCAAGTGATAAAGATACGTTTGTTTTTCAGCAAACGTTTCATTTGAAAGGCGGAGAGCTAACGAATAAAAAGGAAATTCAGGTTATTCCATTTAGCATTTCATCCGTAGCATCAAGAAATAACTATCAGCCAGCACCTTTACAAGGAGCTGAAGCAAGTCGAGTGAAAAATAAAATTATTAATTTATCTGCTCAAATTACAGATTCAAACTGGCTTGTTTATGAAGGCGGAGAATAA
- a CDS encoding carboxymuconolactone decarboxylase family protein produces the protein MSRIELSRVGFTPFQRLLGHNVDIMNKWSDLGDELEKTLSLSTQLKEEVRRVLAEKNGCAYCKAKGAPNWKQQDEKTMLAIAFTDVFLKEKESVPDTAFVVLKEAFNDKEISELCAFICFTTASQYYGAMLDLQP, from the coding sequence ATGTCAAGAATTGAACTTTCTAGAGTTGGATTTACGCCTTTTCAACGGCTATTAGGTCATAACGTAGATATCATGAATAAATGGAGTGATTTAGGTGATGAGTTAGAAAAAACTCTTAGTCTATCAACACAGCTAAAGGAAGAAGTAAGGCGCGTATTAGCTGAAAAAAATGGCTGCGCTTATTGTAAAGCAAAAGGTGCGCCAAATTGGAAACAACAAGATGAGAAAACCATGCTGGCGATTGCCTTTACAGACGTTTTTTTAAAAGAAAAAGAAAGCGTTCCTGATACTGCATTTGTTGTTTTAAAAGAAGCTTTTAACGATAAGGAGATTAGCGAGCTTTGTGCCTTTATTTGTTTCACAACCGCTTCACAATATTATGGAGCTATGCTCGACTTACAGCCATAA
- a CDS encoding LD-carboxypeptidase has translation MIQFPRLKHTVTIGVTAPSSGIPEALHHMFRSTCDKMEERGYKIQCHQTVWTQMKAKSASAKVRARELMSLLEDSAVDLIIPPWGGELLIEILEHLPFQEIKPKWVLGYSDTSLFLLALTLQTGIATAHGPNLVDLRGEYWDETTKMWERVLKLEEGKSITQYSSTNFQKEWQHNNPSPCVFHLTEPTEWKTVGNKEVVIEGRLLGGCIDVIRHVVGTPFGNVKRFQQKFIHGGKLIWYFENCELSATDLRRTLVQMKLAGWFNYCSGILFGRSAANHPVGGYTGEDVYEDLFKEHEVPIAYDLDFGHMPPQLTLVNGAFAKVEIKNGKGYIKQTFKN, from the coding sequence ATGATTCAATTTCCACGTTTAAAACATACCGTAACGATAGGCGTAACCGCTCCTTCTTCAGGTATTCCAGAAGCTTTACATCATATGTTTCGATCAACTTGTGACAAAATGGAAGAGCGAGGGTACAAGATTCAATGCCACCAAACTGTTTGGACGCAAATGAAAGCAAAATCTGCTTCGGCGAAAGTGAGAGCTCGCGAATTGATGAGCCTGTTAGAAGATTCAGCAGTCGATCTGATTATACCGCCTTGGGGCGGAGAACTTTTGATTGAGATTTTAGAGCATCTTCCATTTCAAGAGATTAAACCAAAGTGGGTTTTAGGCTATTCTGATACAAGCTTATTCTTGCTTGCTCTGACACTTCAAACCGGTATCGCAACCGCTCATGGTCCAAACTTAGTCGATTTGCGAGGCGAGTACTGGGATGAGACGACTAAGATGTGGGAACGAGTATTAAAACTTGAAGAAGGAAAGAGCATTACGCAGTACTCTTCTACTAATTTTCAAAAAGAATGGCAGCACAATAATCCATCTCCCTGCGTCTTTCATTTAACCGAACCTACCGAGTGGAAAACAGTTGGAAACAAAGAGGTTGTGATTGAAGGAAGGTTACTTGGTGGATGTATTGACGTAATCCGTCATGTAGTTGGCACACCGTTTGGGAATGTTAAAAGATTTCAGCAAAAGTTTATACATGGTGGAAAGCTTATATGGTATTTTGAAAACTGCGAGTTATCAGCCACAGATCTGAGGCGTACCCTCGTTCAAATGAAGCTAGCAGGTTGGTTTAATTATTGTAGCGGCATACTTTTTGGTCGAAGCGCTGCTAACCATCCAGTCGGAGGCTATACAGGTGAAGATGTGTATGAAGATCTTTTTAAAGAGCATGAAGTACCTATTGCATATGATCTTGACTTTGGACATATGCCGCCTCAGCTTACGCTTGTGAACGGTGCTTTTGCGAAGGTTGAAATTAAAAATGGAAAAGGTTATATAAAACAAACATTTAAAAACTAA
- the thrS gene encoding threonine--tRNA ligase — MRNAKLEKQNHQQLGKELELFLTLEEAPGMPFFLPNGMSIRNELVNDWKQKHIQAEYAEIQTPVMMKQHLWEQSGHWDHYQENMYFSNVDEQSYALKPMNCPGAILLFNSKRRSYRELPVRYAELGLVHRHELSGSLNGLFRVRSFTQDDAHLFVTPAQIEAELNGVLKLVHEFYEQFDFEYKVELSTRPEKYMGDLSMWEQAEASLENVLKARGLAYEINRGDGAFYGPKIDFHILDSLGRSWQCGTVQLDFQMPEKFDCTYIGEDNTPHRPVMIHRAVYGSIERFMGILIEHYGGDFPLWLAPVQVKILPIADAHIDYANEVAQRLRQHGRRVEVDSRKEKIGLKIREATLRKAPYIVIIGDQEVANSSLAIRKRTDNSQHSLKFDDFLLELAQNR; from the coding sequence ATGAGAAACGCAAAACTTGAAAAACAAAACCATCAGCAGCTAGGAAAAGAGCTTGAACTCTTTTTGACTCTGGAAGAAGCACCCGGCATGCCATTTTTCTTACCAAACGGCATGTCTATTCGAAACGAACTCGTTAACGATTGGAAACAAAAGCATATTCAAGCTGAATATGCGGAGATTCAAACACCCGTTATGATGAAGCAACATTTATGGGAACAATCTGGACACTGGGACCACTATCAAGAAAATATGTATTTTTCAAACGTAGATGAACAGAGCTATGCCCTAAAGCCAATGAACTGCCCCGGTGCAATTTTATTGTTTAACAGCAAACGTAGAAGCTACCGAGAGCTTCCGGTTCGTTATGCTGAACTTGGACTCGTACACAGACATGAACTATCTGGATCTTTAAACGGTTTGTTTCGCGTTCGCTCATTTACGCAGGATGACGCACACTTATTTGTTACGCCTGCTCAAATCGAAGCAGAGCTTAATGGTGTCTTGAAGCTAGTTCATGAATTTTATGAACAGTTCGACTTTGAATATAAAGTTGAACTTTCAACACGCCCTGAAAAATACATGGGAGATTTAAGCATGTGGGAACAAGCGGAAGCGTCTCTTGAAAATGTCTTAAAAGCACGAGGATTAGCTTACGAAATTAATAGAGGAGACGGAGCGTTCTACGGACCTAAAATTGATTTTCATATTTTAGACTCCCTTGGCCGAAGCTGGCAGTGTGGAACAGTTCAACTCGATTTTCAAATGCCTGAAAAATTTGACTGCACATATATCGGAGAAGATAACACCCCTCATCGCCCAGTAATGATTCATCGCGCAGTTTACGGTTCAATCGAACGATTTATGGGTATTTTAATCGAGCATTACGGTGGAGACTTCCCTCTTTGGCTTGCACCTGTTCAAGTGAAAATTCTGCCGATTGCTGATGCTCATATAGACTACGCAAATGAAGTTGCACAGCGCTTACGTCAGCATGGAAGACGGGTTGAAGTTGATAGCCGAAAAGAAAAGATTGGCCTTAAAATTAGGGAAGCCACGCTAAGAAAAGCTCCTTATATCGTAATTATTGGCGATCAAGAAGTAGCGAATAGCAGCCTTGCTATTCGAAAACGCACGGATAATAGTCAGCACTCCCTAAAATTTGATGATTTTTTACTGGAGCTTGCACAAAATAGATAA
- a CDS encoding GNAT family N-acetyltransferase, translating to MNSYSVTKAVESDFLSFSELKNQVQKLHIKGRPDLYEKKDSTLSRGEYQKWLESAETELLVVRDTEKSVVGYVILDFKKAGDTNPILKNRCTLFIRSIGISEDHQSKGIGKLLMNEIVKYGREKSVDAIELNVLEFNDRAIQFYENIGFTTKSRQMELLF from the coding sequence ATGAATTCATATTCGGTAACAAAGGCAGTTGAAAGTGATTTTTTATCATTTTCAGAGCTGAAAAATCAAGTGCAGAAGCTTCATATTAAAGGAAGGCCTGATTTATATGAAAAGAAGGATTCAACCTTGTCCCGTGGTGAATATCAAAAATGGCTTGAATCGGCTGAAACAGAATTACTAGTCGTACGAGATACAGAGAAGTCTGTCGTTGGATATGTGATCCTTGATTTTAAAAAGGCAGGAGATACTAATCCCATTTTAAAAAACCGGTGCACTTTATTCATTCGAAGCATCGGTATTAGTGAGGATCATCAAAGCAAAGGAATTGGTAAGCTATTAATGAATGAAATCGTTAAATACGGCAGAGAAAAGTCAGTAGATGCTATTGAACTAAACGTATTAGAATTCAATGATCGCGCGATTCAATTTTATGAAAATATAGGATTTACTACTAAAAGTCGTCAGATGGAACTGTTGTTTTAA
- a CDS encoding AEC family transporter, producing the protein MEFLFVLIPIFGIFALGFIGQKRIGFDTKSISTMALYLMSPVLVFRTFYTTVFNQEYVYFILYTFGLCFLLISVVFILSWINRYTNSQTCGMILASAFMNNGNYGTPVVLLLFGATGLESAIILMVIQQLVMCTIGVYYAAKGGKGTSGIKESLRAVKRMPIIYGAIVGVMFQLLHIELSKPVYQAVDLVANAAIPTIMIVLGMQLATISVRNLAKKKLSFSLAIKLAISPVIAYVLTLFLPVDDVTKQIMIIMAAMPTAANTTMYAMQFDTEPEFVSVATLFSTSLSLVTLPIVFWIVL; encoded by the coding sequence ATGGAATTTTTATTTGTATTAATCCCGATATTTGGAATATTTGCGCTTGGATTTATTGGACAAAAGCGGATTGGATTTGATACGAAATCCATTTCCACAATGGCTTTATACTTAATGTCTCCTGTTTTAGTGTTCCGAACCTTTTATACGACTGTGTTTAACCAAGAGTATGTGTATTTTATTTTATATACGTTTGGCCTTTGTTTCCTACTGATTAGCGTGGTATTTATCTTATCGTGGATAAATCGCTACACAAACTCACAAACGTGTGGAATGATTCTAGCTTCTGCTTTTATGAATAATGGAAATTACGGCACGCCGGTTGTATTATTACTTTTTGGCGCAACGGGGCTTGAGTCGGCTATTATACTGATGGTTATTCAGCAGCTCGTGATGTGTACAATTGGTGTATATTATGCTGCTAAAGGAGGGAAAGGGACAAGTGGAATAAAAGAGTCACTGCGTGCGGTTAAGCGAATGCCAATTATATATGGTGCAATTGTTGGAGTAATGTTTCAGCTCTTACATATAGAACTTAGTAAGCCAGTTTATCAAGCAGTTGATTTAGTTGCTAATGCCGCTATCCCGACAATTATGATTGTGCTGGGAATGCAGCTTGCTACTATATCCGTTCGAAATTTAGCCAAGAAGAAACTATCTTTCTCCCTTGCTATTAAGCTAGCTATTTCCCCGGTTATTGCATACGTTTTAACGTTGTTTCTCCCGGTTGATGACGTGACAAAGCAAATTATGATTATCATGGCTGCTATGCCTACAGCTGCCAATACAACGATGTATGCCATGCAATTCGACACGGAACCGGAGTTTGTCTCGGTTGCTACACTATTCAGCACGTCTTTAAGCTTAGTGACGTTACCCATTGTGTTTTGGATTGTACTGTAG